One segment of Sphingomonas qomolangmaensis DNA contains the following:
- a CDS encoding GAF domain-containing protein: MHGTAPFVDEAIRQATIAAHDLHRFDGDERFDAITAFAAALLGAPVALVTLLDAERQRHLSRVGTDVAELPRSASFCSHAIESPGIMIVRDATLDPRFADNPVVTGDLHVRFYAGAPLLSAEGFPLGALCVLDTQPRDGLTPLQTQGLTTLAASVAAILHARRENKALRDSEMRLRSLADALPHLVWASNPDGVPLWINQRWVEATGVAIGLDSAEAFLRVIHPDDHALITERWRTAKASGEAFECELRILNPAGEPRWAMIRSVPFRDDRGEVTHWFGTATDTHGYRLAIEERELISNELSHRIKNIFAVVSGLIHAASRGADDAAALPTSLIDRVAALGRAHDFVRPRAADGSGKPVTLHGLLGTLFDPYRAGEVSRVRVAGANPQIDDRATTPLSLLYHELATNAAKYGALSGNDGWVTLDCIAGDDGGFELLWREQGGPEIHPGDRPAGFGSKLIESSAIRQLGGTLERTWHEGGLAVRLVLPAGALAPA, translated from the coding sequence TTGCACGGCACCGCGCCTTTTGTCGATGAAGCGATCCGTCAGGCGACGATCGCCGCGCATGACCTGCATCGCTTCGACGGCGACGAGCGGTTCGATGCGATCACCGCCTTCGCCGCGGCGCTGCTCGGCGCGCCGGTGGCGCTGGTGACCTTGCTCGATGCCGAGCGCCAGCGGCATCTGAGCCGGGTGGGCACCGATGTCGCCGAACTGCCGCGATCGGCGTCCTTCTGTTCGCATGCGATCGAATCGCCGGGGATCATGATCGTGCGCGACGCGACGCTCGATCCGCGCTTTGCCGACAATCCGGTGGTGACCGGCGACCTGCATGTCCGCTTCTATGCCGGCGCGCCGTTGCTGAGCGCCGAGGGGTTTCCGCTGGGGGCGCTGTGCGTGCTCGACACCCAGCCGCGCGACGGGCTGACGCCGCTCCAGACGCAGGGGCTGACGACCCTGGCCGCGAGCGTCGCGGCGATCCTGCACGCGCGGCGCGAGAACAAGGCGCTGCGCGACAGCGAGATGCGGCTGCGCTCGCTCGCCGATGCGCTGCCGCACCTGGTATGGGCATCGAACCCCGATGGCGTGCCGCTGTGGATCAACCAGCGCTGGGTCGAGGCGACCGGGGTCGCGATCGGGCTCGACAGCGCCGAAGCCTTTCTGCGCGTCATCCACCCCGACGATCACGCGCTCATCACCGAACGATGGCGCACCGCCAAGGCGAGCGGCGAGGCGTTCGAATGCGAGCTGCGGATCCTCAACCCCGCGGGCGAGCCACGCTGGGCGATGATCCGGTCGGTACCGTTCCGCGACGATCGCGGCGAGGTGACGCACTGGTTCGGCACCGCGACCGATACGCATGGCTATCGGCTGGCGATCGAGGAGCGCGAGCTGATCTCGAACGAATTGAGCCACCGGATCAAGAACATCTTCGCGGTGGTGTCGGGGCTGATCCATGCCGCGTCGCGCGGGGCCGACGATGCCGCGGCGTTGCCGACCAGCCTGATCGACCGGGTCGCGGCGCTGGGGCGCGCGCATGATTTCGTTCGACCGCGCGCCGCCGATGGCAGCGGCAAGCCGGTGACGCTGCATGGGCTATTGGGGACATTGTTCGACCCGTATCGCGCGGGCGAGGTATCGCGGGTGCGCGTGGCGGGCGCCAATCCGCAGATCGACGATCGCGCAACCACGCCGCTGTCGCTGCTCTACCATGAGCTGGCCACTAACGCCGCCAAATATGGCGCGCTGTCGGGCAATGACGGCTGGGTGACGCTCGACTGCATCGCCGGCGACGATGGCGGGTTCGAATTGCTGTGGCGCGAACAGGGCGGGCCGGAAATCCATCCGGGCGATCGCCCCGCGGGATTCGGATCGAAGCTGATCGAGAGCAGCGCGATCCGCCAGCTGGGGGGCACGCTCGAGCGGACCTGGCACGAGGGCGGGCTGGCGGTGCGGCTGGTGCTGCCCGCGGGGGCGCTGGCGCCGGCCTAA
- the uvrB gene encoding excinuclease ABC subunit UvrB yields the protein MAIQIRTNLAEPDTGQSFVPHRPARPPKAEGGRPFKLVSEYEPAGDQPAAIAELVAANRANERDQVLLGVTGSGKTFTMAKMIEELQRPALILAPNKILAAQLYGEFKSFFPENAVEYFVSYYDYYQPEAYVPRSDTYIEKESSTNEAIDRMRHSATRSLLERDDVLIVASVSCIYGIGSVETYSAMIFDLKKGQVVDQREIIRKLVALQYKRNDAAFARGAFRVRGDSLEVFPSHYDDTAWRISFFGDDIEEIVEFDPLTGAKVASLNSIRIYANSHYVTPGPTLKQATFAIKHELEERLKELHAEGRLLEAQRLEQRTHFDLEMIAATGSCAGIENYSRFLTGRMPGEPPPTLFEYLPENALLFVDESHQTIGQINAMARGDHRRKITLAEYGFRLPSCIDNRPLRFNEWDAMRPQTVCVSATPGGWEMEQTGGVFVEQVIRPTGLIDPPVEIKPVEEQVQDLIVEARKTTKAGYRTLVTVLTKRMAEDLTEYMHEAGLKVRYMHSDVETLERIELIRDLRLGVYDVLVGINLLREGLDIPECGLVAILDADKEGFLRSETSLIQTIGRAARNVDGRVILYADRITGSMERALNETDRRREKQVIYNTAHGITPTTIKRNIGDIIAHVASKDGVLIEIDADRPHMVGHNLRAYIEDLEKQMRKAASDLEFETAGRLRDEIRSLEAEELGLPDHQKKAPVMGRSNEGKPGTRKTRYGKQAKTKAGLPGQGRR from the coding sequence ATGGCGATCCAGATCCGTACCAATTTGGCCGAACCCGATACCGGGCAGAGCTTCGTCCCCCATCGTCCCGCGCGCCCGCCCAAGGCCGAGGGGGGGCGGCCCTTCAAGCTGGTGAGCGAATACGAACCGGCGGGCGACCAGCCCGCGGCGATCGCCGAATTGGTCGCGGCCAATCGCGCGAACGAGCGCGACCAGGTGCTGCTGGGGGTCACGGGTTCGGGCAAGACCTTCACCATGGCCAAGATGATCGAGGAATTGCAGCGCCCCGCGCTGATCCTGGCGCCCAACAAGATCCTGGCCGCGCAGCTTTATGGCGAGTTCAAGTCGTTCTTCCCCGAGAACGCGGTCGAATATTTCGTCAGCTATTACGACTATTACCAGCCCGAGGCCTATGTGCCGCGGTCGGACACCTATATCGAGAAGGAAAGCTCGACCAACGAGGCGATCGACCGGATGCGCCATTCGGCGACGCGGTCGCTGCTCGAGCGCGACGACGTGCTGATCGTCGCGTCGGTGTCGTGCATCTATGGCATCGGATCGGTCGAGACCTATTCGGCGATGATCTTCGACCTGAAGAAGGGCCAGGTGGTCGACCAGCGCGAGATCATCCGCAAGCTGGTGGCGCTGCAGTACAAGCGCAACGACGCGGCGTTCGCGCGCGGGGCGTTTCGCGTGCGCGGCGACAGCCTCGAGGTCTTCCCGTCGCATTATGACGACACCGCGTGGCGGATCAGCTTCTTCGGCGACGATATCGAGGAGATCGTCGAGTTCGATCCGCTGACCGGGGCGAAGGTGGCGAGCCTCAATTCGATCCGGATCTATGCCAACAGCCATTATGTGACGCCGGGGCCGACGCTGAAACAGGCGACCTTCGCGATCAAGCACGAGCTGGAGGAGCGGCTGAAGGAACTGCACGCCGAGGGGCGGCTGCTCGAGGCGCAGCGGCTCGAGCAGCGGACGCATTTTGATCTCGAGATGATCGCCGCGACCGGCTCGTGCGCGGGGATCGAGAATTATTCGCGCTTCCTGACCGGGCGGATGCCCGGCGAGCCGCCGCCCACCTTGTTCGAGTATCTGCCCGAGAATGCGTTGCTGTTCGTCGACGAGAGCCACCAGACGATCGGCCAGATCAACGCGATGGCGCGCGGCGATCACCGGCGCAAGATCACGCTCGCCGAATATGGTTTCCGCCTGCCCAGCTGCATCGACAACCGCCCGCTGCGCTTCAACGAATGGGATGCGATGCGGCCGCAGACGGTCTGCGTCTCCGCGACTCCCGGTGGGTGGGAGATGGAGCAGACCGGCGGCGTCTTCGTCGAGCAGGTCATCCGCCCCACCGGGCTGATCGACCCGCCGGTCGAGATCAAGCCGGTCGAGGAGCAGGTGCAGGACCTGATCGTCGAGGCCAGGAAGACGACCAAGGCGGGATACCGCACGCTGGTGACGGTGCTGACCAAGCGGATGGCCGAGGACCTGACCGAATATATGCACGAGGCGGGGCTCAAGGTCCGCTACATGCATTCGGACGTCGAGACGCTCGAGCGGATCGAGCTGATCCGCGACCTGCGGCTGGGGGTGTACGACGTGCTGGTAGGGATCAACCTGCTGCGCGAGGGATTGGACATCCCCGAATGCGGCTTGGTGGCGATCCTCGATGCCGACAAGGAAGGGTTCCTGCGCTCGGAGACGTCGCTGATCCAGACGATCGGGCGCGCGGCGCGAAACGTCGACGGGCGGGTGATCCTCTATGCCGACCGGATCACCGGCAGTATGGAGCGCGCGCTCAACGAAACCGATCGGCGGCGCGAGAAACAGGTGATCTACAACACCGCGCACGGCATCACCCCGACGACGATCAAGCGCAACATCGGCGACATCATCGCGCATGTCGCATCGAAGGACGGCGTGCTGATCGAGATCGACGCGGACCGCCCGCACATGGTGGGGCATAATCTGCGCGCCTATATCGAGGATCTCGAAAAGCAGATGCGCAAGGCGGCGTCGGACCTCGAGTTCGAGACCGCGGGCCGGCTGCGCGACGAGATCCGCAGCCTCGAGGCCGAGGAGCTGGGGCTGCCCGACCACCAGAAGAAGGCGCCGGTGATGGGCCGATCGAACGAGGGCAAGCCGGGCACGCGCAAGACGCGCTACGGGAAGCAGGCGAAGACGAAGGCGGGGTTGCCGGGCCAGGGGCGGCGTTGA
- the metK gene encoding methionine adenosyltransferase encodes MRANYLFTSESVSEGHPDKVADQISDAIVDLFLSKDPEARIACETLTTTQLVVLAGEIRCKGVYEDGQWADGALEEIEQTVRNTVREIGYEQAGFHWETLRFENNLHAQSAHIAQGVDASGNKDEGAGDQGIMFGYAANDTPDLMPATLYYSHKILEQMAADRHSKKAPFLEPDAKSQVTLRYEGSTPVACTAIVVSTQHAPGYDTGAKEAELHAYVKSVIAEVIPAELLSDETVYHINPTGSFEIGGPDGDAGLTGRKIIVDTYGGASPHGGGAFSGKDPTKVDRSAAYITRYLAKNIVAAGLAQRCTIQLAYAIGVAKPLSLYVDTHGTGTVEDDVLEAAIGRIEALGGLTPRGIRTHLGLNKPIYRKTAAYGHFGRKAEGDFFSWERTDLIDALKAQLA; translated from the coding sequence ATGCGCGCCAATTATCTCTTCACTTCCGAATCGGTTTCCGAAGGCCATCCCGACAAGGTCGCCGACCAGATTTCGGACGCGATCGTCGATCTGTTCCTTTCGAAGGATCCCGAGGCACGGATCGCGTGCGAGACGTTGACGACCACCCAGCTGGTCGTGCTGGCGGGCGAGATTCGCTGCAAGGGCGTGTATGAGGACGGGCAATGGGCCGATGGCGCGCTCGAGGAGATCGAGCAGACGGTGCGCAACACCGTCCGTGAAATCGGCTACGAGCAGGCAGGCTTCCACTGGGAGACGCTTCGCTTCGAGAACAACCTGCACGCCCAGTCGGCGCATATCGCGCAGGGCGTCGATGCCAGCGGCAACAAGGACGAAGGCGCGGGCGACCAGGGGATCATGTTCGGCTATGCCGCCAACGACACCCCCGATCTGATGCCCGCGACGCTGTATTACAGCCACAAGATCCTCGAGCAGATGGCCGCCGACCGCCATTCGAAGAAGGCGCCCTTCCTCGAGCCCGACGCCAAGAGCCAGGTGACGTTGCGCTACGAGGGCAGCACCCCCGTCGCCTGCACCGCGATCGTCGTCTCGACCCAGCATGCGCCGGGCTACGACACCGGCGCCAAGGAAGCCGAGCTCCATGCCTATGTGAAGTCGGTGATCGCCGAGGTGATCCCCGCCGAATTGCTGTCGGACGAGACCGTCTACCACATCAACCCCACCGGCAGCTTCGAGATCGGCGGCCCCGACGGCGACGCCGGCCTCACCGGCCGCAAGATCATCGTCGATACCTATGGCGGTGCCAGCCCGCATGGCGGCGGCGCGTTCAGCGGCAAGGATCCGACCAAGGTCGATCGCTCGGCGGCCTACATCACGCGCTATCTTGCCAAGAACATCGTCGCCGCGGGCCTCGCGCAGCGTTGCACGATCCAGCTGGCGTATGCGATCGGCGTCGCCAAGCCGCTGTCGCTCTATGTCGACACCCACGGCACCGGCACCGTCGAAGACGACGTGCTCGAAGCGGCGATCGGCCGGATCGAGGCGCTTGGCGGCCTCACCCCGCGCGGCATCCGCACCCATCTGGGGCTCAACAAGCCGATTTATCGCAAGACCGCGGCCTATGGCCATTTCGGTCGCAAGGCCGAGGGCGATTTCTTCAGCTGGGAGCGCACCGACCTGATCGACGCGCTGAAGGCGCAACTGGCCTAA
- the lnt gene encoding apolipoprotein N-acyltransferase, with protein MKRIFTRYPGLTLLVTGAIVATGFAPLDLFPLTLIGLAILLWLVHEARTIRAALWRGWMFGLGHFTVNGNWIQHAFDFQDKMPPQLGYIAVVVLALYLAIYPMMAAGLAWRLASPRAVGDAATPPGGSYVLVFGAAWIATEWLRATMFTGYAWNPIGVVWLPLLGIAQIAALIGTYALSGVTVVLSGALLLVAHRRWRMPAATVAALAIAALVAWQEPPPAPDGPAAPRVRVVQPNIGQERMGDGDFEPKLLAAMIAQSGQPQSYPRLVVWPEGAVNYFLEDGYPRDWYWKGQPADTRAAIASVLGPRDMALVGSTALEFDPRGELANIGNSIYAVGPDGSLGPKRYDKAHLVPYGEYLPLRDLLAPLGIARLVQGEIDYLPGPGPRSLAVPGFGNVGMQICYEIIFSGQVVDRANRPDILFNPSNDSWFGRWGPPQHLAQARMRAVEEGLPILRSTPTGISAVIDAQGRLLASVPHQTAGAAEVPLPRPLPPTLFARAGNAMALLVAALLLLLAIAIRRRER; from the coding sequence ATGAAGCGGATCTTCACCCGCTACCCCGGCCTCACCCTCCTCGTCACCGGCGCGATCGTCGCGACGGGCTTCGCGCCGCTCGACCTCTTCCCGCTGACGCTGATCGGCCTCGCGATCCTGCTCTGGCTGGTCCACGAGGCGCGCACGATCCGCGCGGCACTGTGGCGCGGCTGGATGTTCGGGCTGGGGCATTTCACCGTCAACGGCAACTGGATCCAGCACGCCTTCGATTTCCAGGACAAGATGCCGCCGCAGCTCGGCTATATCGCGGTCGTCGTGCTCGCGCTGTACCTTGCCATCTATCCGATGATGGCGGCGGGACTTGCCTGGCGGCTGGCATCGCCGCGCGCGGTGGGCGATGCCGCGACCCCGCCGGGGGGCAGCTATGTGCTGGTGTTCGGCGCGGCGTGGATCGCCACCGAATGGCTGCGCGCGACGATGTTCACCGGCTATGCCTGGAACCCGATCGGCGTCGTGTGGCTGCCCTTGCTCGGCATCGCGCAGATCGCCGCGCTGATCGGCACCTATGCGCTGTCGGGGGTCACCGTCGTGCTCTCGGGCGCGCTGCTGTTGGTCGCGCATCGCCGCTGGCGGATGCCCGCCGCGACGGTCGCGGCGCTCGCTATCGCCGCATTGGTCGCGTGGCAGGAGCCGCCCCCCGCGCCCGACGGCCCCGCCGCGCCGCGCGTCCGCGTCGTCCAGCCCAATATCGGCCAGGAGCGGATGGGCGACGGCGATTTCGAGCCCAAGCTGCTCGCCGCGATGATCGCGCAATCGGGCCAGCCACAATCCTATCCGCGGCTGGTCGTCTGGCCCGAGGGCGCGGTGAATTATTTCCTCGAGGACGGCTATCCGCGCGACTGGTATTGGAAGGGGCAACCCGCCGACACCCGCGCCGCGATCGCCTCGGTGCTCGGCCCGCGCGACATGGCGCTGGTCGGCTCGACCGCGCTCGAATTCGATCCTCGCGGCGAGCTCGCCAATATCGGCAACAGCATCTACGCGGTCGGCCCCGACGGGTCGCTCGGCCCCAAGCGCTACGACAAGGCGCATCTGGTGCCGTACGGCGAATATCTGCCGCTACGCGATCTGCTCGCACCGCTCGGCATCGCGCGGCTGGTGCAGGGCGAGATCGATTATCTGCCGGGGCCGGGGCCGCGCAGCCTGGCGGTGCCGGGCTTCGGCAATGTCGGCATGCAGATCTGCTACGAGATCATTTTCTCGGGCCAAGTCGTCGATCGTGCCAACCGCCCCGACATCCTGTTCAACCCCTCGAACGATTCGTGGTTTGGGCGATGGGGGCCGCCACAGCATCTGGCGCAGGCGCGGATGCGCGCGGTCGAGGAGGGGCTGCCGATCCTGCGTTCGACCCCCACCGGCATCTCGGCGGTGATCGACGCGCAGGGCCGGCTGCTCGCCAGCGTCCCGCACCAGACCGCTGGCGCCGCCGAAGTCCCGCTGCCGCGCCCGCTGCCGCCGACGCTCTTTGCGCGCGCCGGCAACGCGATGGCCCTGCTGGTGGCCGCGCTGCTGCTGCTGCTCGCGATTGCCATCCGGCGGCGGGAGCGATAA